The following are encoded together in the Mumia sp. Pv4-285 genome:
- the panD gene encoding aspartate 1-decarboxylase, with protein sequence MLRTMMKSKIHRATVTQADLHYVGSVTVDADLLEAADILPGELVHIVDIDNGARLETYTIEGERGSGVIGINGAAARLVHPGDLVILIAYAQVTDAEARAMAPRVVFVDTENRILGTGSDPAEPVPGSGTVRGDLTAAPTA encoded by the coding sequence ATGCTGCGGACGATGATGAAGTCCAAGATCCACCGGGCGACGGTGACCCAGGCCGACCTGCACTACGTGGGTTCGGTGACGGTCGACGCCGACCTCCTGGAGGCCGCCGACATCCTGCCCGGCGAGCTCGTGCACATCGTCGACATCGACAACGGCGCGAGGCTCGAGACCTACACGATCGAGGGCGAGCGCGGCTCGGGCGTGATCGGCATCAACGGTGCTGCTGCCCGGCTCGTCCACCCCGGAGACCTCGTCATCCTCATCGCGTACGCCCAGGTGACCGACGCCGAGGCGCGCGCGATGGCGCCTCGCGTGGTCTTCGTCGACACCGAGAACCGCATCCTCGGCACGGGGTCGGACCCCGCCGAGCCGGTCCCCGGCTCGGGCACGGTCCGCGGCGACCTCACCGCCGCCCCGACGGCCTGA
- the panC gene encoding pantoate--beta-alanine ligase, with the protein MRGAPVVATTRGDLDAALAAGRAKGRSVGLVPTMGALHDGHLALVERARQLADLVVVSIFVNPTQFGAGEDLDRYPRTFDSDLEQLAQVGVDVVFHPAVAEMYPDGADGPGVTVDPGPLGAELEGVVRPTHFRGVLTVVAKLFGLVRPDVAVFGEKDYQQLVLIKQMARTLCLPVVVEGCPTVREVDGLALSSRNRYLDGPQRQLAVALSRALDAGADAGPSGTVAVLEAARKTLGEVDGVDVDYLTLRAPDLSDPVPGREARLLVAARVGSTRLIDNVAVSLGAEEDS; encoded by the coding sequence ATGAGAGGTGCCCCGGTCGTCGCCACCACGCGTGGCGATCTCGACGCTGCGCTCGCCGCCGGACGGGCGAAGGGCCGTTCGGTCGGTCTCGTCCCGACGATGGGTGCGCTCCACGATGGGCACCTCGCCCTGGTCGAGCGTGCCCGACAGCTCGCCGACCTCGTGGTCGTCTCGATCTTCGTCAACCCGACCCAGTTCGGCGCGGGCGAGGACCTCGACCGCTATCCGCGCACGTTCGACTCCGACCTCGAGCAGCTGGCCCAGGTGGGAGTCGACGTCGTCTTCCACCCGGCGGTCGCCGAGATGTACCCCGACGGTGCCGACGGCCCGGGCGTCACTGTCGACCCGGGACCGCTCGGGGCGGAGCTCGAGGGCGTCGTACGACCCACCCACTTCCGCGGTGTCCTCACGGTCGTCGCGAAGCTCTTCGGCCTCGTGCGACCCGACGTGGCCGTCTTCGGCGAGAAGGACTACCAGCAGCTCGTCCTCATCAAGCAGATGGCGCGCACGCTCTGCCTGCCGGTGGTCGTGGAGGGGTGCCCCACGGTCCGCGAGGTCGACGGGCTGGCTCTGTCGTCGCGCAACCGCTACCTCGACGGTCCTCAGCGCCAGCTCGCCGTGGCGCTGTCGCGTGCTCTCGACGCCGGCGCGGACGCTGGCCCGTCCGGCACGGTCGCCGTCCTCGAAGCCGCCCGGAAGACGCTCGGCGAGGTGGACGGCGTCGATGTCGACTACCTCACCCTGCGTGCTCCCGACCTCTCCGACCCCGTCCCCGGGCGGGAGGCGCGGCTGCTGGTCGCCGCTCGCGTCGGGTCGACCCGCCTGATCGACAACGTCGCCGTCTCCCTCGGCGCCGAGGAGGACTCCTGA
- a CDS encoding Rossmann-like and DUF2520 domain-containing protein produces MKSLHTVGVVGAGRVGAVLAARLRETGHEIVAASGRSTASRTRIDTLLPGVPLMAPAQVARRVDVLLLAVPDDALPALVAELALDGHLRRGQIVVHTSGRHGLGVLAAAAHVGARPVALHPAMTFTGSDIDLARLSGCVFGLTAGADDREVAEALVADLGGRPMWIRDEDRTTYHAALAHGSNHLVTIVSQAMQILRRTGADDPAAVLRPLLTAALENALLYEDAALTGPVVRGDVETVRAHLSALEEQPVPTMDAYVAMARATTAHAVADGRLDELRARAIRKALRESEWDVLATLVADEASRTGA; encoded by the coding sequence ATGAAGTCCCTTCACACCGTCGGTGTGGTCGGTGCAGGTCGCGTCGGAGCGGTGCTCGCCGCCCGGCTGCGCGAGACCGGCCACGAGATCGTCGCCGCCAGCGGCCGGTCCACCGCCTCCCGCACCCGCATCGACACCCTGCTCCCTGGCGTGCCTCTCATGGCTCCTGCCCAGGTCGCACGGCGCGTCGACGTGCTCCTGCTCGCCGTTCCCGACGACGCCCTGCCGGCGCTCGTCGCCGAGCTGGCGCTTGACGGTCACCTCCGGCGTGGTCAGATCGTCGTGCACACCAGCGGTCGCCACGGTCTCGGCGTGCTCGCGGCTGCGGCACACGTGGGTGCCCGGCCCGTCGCGCTGCACCCCGCCATGACGTTCACCGGCAGCGACATCGACCTTGCCCGGCTCAGCGGCTGCGTCTTCGGGCTCACCGCGGGCGCCGACGACCGTGAGGTCGCCGAAGCCCTGGTCGCCGACCTCGGCGGGCGCCCGATGTGGATCCGCGACGAGGACCGTACGACGTACCACGCGGCCTTGGCCCACGGCTCGAACCACCTCGTCACGATCGTCTCGCAGGCGATGCAGATCCTGCGACGGACCGGCGCCGACGATCCTGCGGCCGTCCTGCGCCCCCTCCTGACGGCCGCCCTCGAGAACGCGCTGCTCTACGAGGACGCCGCTCTGACCGGCCCGGTCGTTCGCGGCGACGTCGAGACGGTTCGCGCACACCTGTCTGCCCTCGAGGAGCAGCCCGTCCCCACGATGGACGCGTACGTCGCGATGGCGCGAGCGACCACAGCGCACGCCGTGGCCGACGGTCGCCTCGACGAGCTCCGCGCCCGGGCGATCCGCAAGGCCTTGCGTGAGTCCGAGTGGGACGTCCTTGCCACGCTGGTCGCCGACGAGGCCTCGCGGACCGGCGCATGA
- a CDS encoding DUF6270 domain-containing protein — MDRTSDAGPRTVAVFGSCITRDCFNSRFNPDYKDTYRCDLLQNQMSLLSLMSDPVLEAWQPTRVMSEYDLWNVRTEFSKEFLDKVVRLQPDYLVVDFFGDAHFGCVRLPDGRFLTDNRWKVRHTDLYRRLRDEGRLEQVRGRENPDAYFELWSQALDRFAEFVGEHLPRSRVVVHHGHHTGWLDLPDRPQPVPLRGRARSERRLHKIDVDAANALWSRLDARAVEVLGAASIDLTGERFPTYDDHPWGPFYVHYPDDYYQRFLAELHKIVVANEGSASPRMVAEIESGTRSTLQRELRSRTAQRDEIDYRFGELEEEAARLRDRVARLERTPWRRAVSRLRRRRPFRAS; from the coding sequence ATGGACCGCACGTCCGACGCCGGGCCGAGGACGGTGGCCGTCTTCGGGAGCTGCATCACTCGGGACTGCTTCAACTCGCGGTTCAACCCGGACTACAAGGACACCTATCGGTGTGACCTGCTGCAGAACCAGATGTCGCTCCTCAGCCTGATGTCGGATCCGGTGCTCGAGGCTTGGCAACCCACGAGGGTCATGTCCGAGTACGACCTCTGGAACGTCCGCACGGAGTTCAGCAAGGAGTTCCTCGACAAGGTCGTCCGGCTGCAGCCTGACTACCTTGTCGTGGACTTCTTCGGTGACGCCCACTTCGGTTGCGTACGCCTCCCCGACGGTCGCTTCCTGACCGACAACCGTTGGAAGGTACGACACACCGACCTCTACCGGCGCCTCCGCGACGAGGGGCGCCTCGAACAGGTGCGAGGGCGCGAGAACCCCGATGCCTATTTTGAGCTGTGGTCACAGGCGCTCGATCGGTTCGCCGAGTTCGTGGGCGAGCACCTCCCTCGGTCGAGGGTCGTCGTTCACCACGGCCACCACACCGGGTGGCTGGATCTTCCCGACCGCCCGCAGCCCGTCCCCTTGCGCGGCCGGGCTCGCAGCGAACGCCGGCTCCACAAGATCGACGTGGATGCCGCCAATGCCCTGTGGAGCCGTCTGGACGCACGGGCCGTCGAGGTCCTAGGGGCAGCTTCGATCGATCTCACGGGCGAGAGGTTCCCGACCTACGACGATCACCCGTGGGGGCCGTTCTACGTCCACTACCCCGACGACTACTACCAGCGCTTCCTCGCGGAGCTGCACAAGATCGTGGTGGCGAACGAGGGAAGTGCCTCGCCGCGGATGGTGGCGGAGATCGAGAGCGGTACGCGGTCCACTCTTCAGCGCGAGCTCCGTTCCCGGACGGCCCAGCGTGACGAGATCGACTACCGATTCGGTGAGCTCGAGGAGGAGGCGGCCCGCCTCCGCGACCGTGTCGCGCGTCTCGAGCGCACTCCGTGGCGTCGCGCCGTCTCCCGGCTCCGCCGCAGGCGCCCCTTTCGTGCGAGCTGA
- a CDS encoding mannose-1-phosphate guanylyltransferase produces MPSLHAIIPAGGAGTRLWPVSRAGHPKFLLDLTGSGRSLLQQTYDRLVPLVGTAGVNVITGARHRDAVVAQLPDLPGDQVVAEPAPRDSMPAIGLMAALIRRRDPDALVASFAADHLIRGEDRFQDAVRQAADVAREGFVTTIGLRPTSPSTAYGYIEAGDALTAAPDAATVLRFVEKPEVDLAREYLRAGTFRWNAGMFVSRADVMLDHLRREQPRLHAGIEEIAAAWGDSDRDAVLERTWPTLTKIAIDHALAEPVAAAGGVAMVRADFGWSDIGDFAAVSGAVHAGETDLGIVGDPRDVAAIDSSGIVVTSGRAVSLLGVDDIVVVDTPDALLVTTRARAQQVKELVDHWRDAGREDLL; encoded by the coding sequence GTGCCCTCGTTGCACGCCATCATCCCTGCGGGCGGTGCCGGCACCCGCCTCTGGCCGGTGTCGCGTGCCGGTCACCCCAAGTTCCTGCTGGACCTCACCGGCAGCGGCCGCAGCCTCCTGCAGCAGACGTACGACCGTCTGGTGCCGCTCGTCGGCACGGCGGGGGTCAACGTGATCACGGGAGCCCGCCATCGAGACGCCGTTGTCGCCCAGCTACCCGACCTTCCGGGCGACCAGGTCGTCGCCGAGCCGGCGCCACGCGACTCGATGCCGGCGATCGGCCTGATGGCTGCGCTGATCCGCCGACGCGACCCTGACGCGCTGGTCGCGTCCTTCGCCGCCGATCACCTGATCCGTGGCGAGGACAGGTTCCAGGACGCGGTTCGACAGGCGGCAGACGTGGCGCGCGAGGGCTTTGTCACGACGATCGGGCTCCGCCCGACCTCGCCGTCCACCGCCTACGGCTACATCGAGGCAGGCGACGCGCTGACCGCCGCACCCGATGCGGCCACTGTGCTGCGCTTCGTCGAGAAGCCCGAGGTCGATCTTGCCCGCGAGTACCTGCGCGCCGGCACGTTCCGGTGGAACGCGGGGATGTTCGTCTCCCGCGCCGACGTGATGCTCGACCACCTACGGCGGGAGCAACCGAGGTTGCACGCTGGGATCGAAGAGATCGCCGCCGCCTGGGGCGACTCCGACCGGGACGCCGTCCTCGAACGCACGTGGCCGACGCTGACCAAGATCGCGATCGACCACGCCCTCGCCGAGCCGGTCGCAGCAGCGGGAGGTGTCGCGATGGTCCGGGCCGACTTCGGGTGGAGCGACATCGGCGACTTCGCCGCCGTCTCCGGTGCTGTTCACGCCGGGGAGACCGACCTCGGGATCGTCGGCGACCCACGGGATGTCGCGGCCATCGACAGCAGCGGCATCGTGGTGACCTCGGGACGAGCAGTGTCCCTTCTCGGTGTCGACGACATCGTGGTCGTCGACACGCCGGACGCCCTGCTCGTCACGACCCGAGCACGGGCACAGCAGGTCAAGGAGCTCGTCGACCACTGGCGAGACGCAGGACGCGAGGACCTCCTCTGA
- a CDS encoding bifunctional glycosyltransferase/CDP-glycerol:glycerophosphate glycerophosphotransferase → MVIPVYNVAPYLDECLDSVLSQTLREIEVIAVDDGSTDGSGEILSRRAKDDSRLRVVSQANAGQGPARNLGVTLATGTFLTFLDADDTLPSTAYQHAVETLRRTGSDFVVGDVQRVRNGVRSAPPWAASVHERDRLGITIDDFPDALQDVIACNRVFRRRFWNDEVGGFEGRGAYEDHVPMVKAYVRAARIDVLKRVTYYWRIRENRTSTGQQKHQLANLRDRVAVKAQAQDLLEREASEIVFSTWLGRVLDLDLPPYVKHALIADDEYRAVLAQAYRRHIAMATPHAWQSVRVFHKLRAWHAAMERWDDVEVIQQHVRDYGRPPRAVVRDGRVFADLPIAGALDPDTPHELFELSESETALDARLLRASWDDPALLRLRGWATVRAVGGGSGEHRLTLSLRRAGSDETLALAPVQVDEPRANATVSEPEADHAPMGFEVVVDVEPLLRAESGPAARWVLEADVSIGAVTRSGGFSGAVGGSSAASQSLTPTTARGQRVTPSWQSREGFVLDVAPSSRPDHDETAAAPLVDGASTVDGSLAVTITGAPTDAAALVLEGERLTVAAEGGEQARPTLLLPLRASVLGGPVLPLPSGSYSLRLADGTPVGATSGFRARLPLEQTTRDTTVRWTVTRAGETRLTVMSGLGPRERSRWARRQVLHGYQRSTDPAADQILLHSRSGLAAGGAPAAVARAVARLRPDLSVVWSTADRSVAVPRDARRVIVGSAEWAQEVHRSRLVVADGPVDVLPPPSGRRWMSLAALHPLTSYGRSRWAADGFSPAHVREEERRLARWAVLVAAAPYAARAISADLGYGGDVAVLGDPETDLVVNAEAADTLRVRARLGLAPDAFVVLYAPADRPDRATGARTARLTRLLDVQELQASLGPSSVVLVRGGPAVAHGNERIVGVRGVVDVTDYPEEAELVLAADAAVLDYTPLRLTWALTRKPVVFHQPDLPAYSASHPPLVPWEETETGPVVTSTLEAARALKDPDGLAATFSAAFDHVNRTYNALADGRAAERAAALLVRGL, encoded by the coding sequence GTGGTGATCCCCGTGTACAACGTGGCTCCCTACCTCGACGAGTGCCTCGACAGCGTCCTGTCCCAGACCCTCCGCGAGATCGAGGTCATCGCGGTCGACGACGGCTCGACCGACGGCTCGGGCGAGATCCTCTCCCGCCGGGCCAAGGACGACAGCCGCCTGCGAGTCGTGAGCCAGGCGAACGCCGGGCAAGGACCTGCCCGCAATCTCGGTGTCACCCTCGCCACCGGCACCTTCCTCACCTTCCTCGACGCCGACGACACCTTGCCCTCGACGGCGTACCAGCATGCGGTCGAGACGCTCAGGCGCACCGGTTCGGACTTCGTGGTCGGCGACGTGCAGCGGGTGCGCAACGGCGTCCGCTCCGCACCACCGTGGGCCGCCTCCGTCCACGAGCGGGACCGCCTCGGCATCACCATCGACGACTTCCCTGACGCATTGCAGGACGTCATCGCCTGCAACCGGGTGTTTCGTCGCCGGTTCTGGAACGACGAGGTCGGGGGGTTCGAGGGCCGCGGCGCCTACGAGGACCACGTCCCGATGGTCAAGGCGTACGTCCGGGCGGCGCGGATCGACGTGCTCAAGCGTGTCACCTACTACTGGCGCATCCGGGAGAACCGCACGTCGACCGGCCAGCAGAAGCACCAGCTCGCCAACCTTCGCGACCGAGTCGCGGTGAAGGCACAGGCACAGGACCTGTTGGAGCGCGAGGCGTCGGAGATCGTGTTCTCCACCTGGCTCGGACGCGTGCTGGACCTCGACCTCCCGCCGTACGTCAAGCACGCCCTCATCGCTGATGACGAGTACCGTGCCGTCCTCGCTCAGGCGTACCGACGCCACATCGCGATGGCAACGCCGCACGCATGGCAGTCGGTCCGCGTGTTCCACAAGCTCCGCGCCTGGCACGCTGCAATGGAGCGGTGGGATGACGTCGAGGTGATCCAGCAACACGTTCGCGACTACGGCCGCCCGCCGCGAGCAGTCGTCCGCGACGGGCGAGTCTTCGCCGACCTCCCCATCGCCGGCGCCCTCGACCCGGACACACCGCACGAGCTCTTCGAGCTGTCCGAGAGCGAGACCGCACTCGACGCACGCCTGCTCCGCGCCTCGTGGGACGATCCCGCTCTCCTGCGCCTTCGCGGCTGGGCAACCGTACGCGCCGTCGGCGGTGGAAGCGGCGAGCACCGGCTGACCCTGTCGCTCCGGCGGGCGGGCAGCGACGAGACCCTCGCCCTCGCCCCCGTCCAGGTCGACGAGCCGCGGGCGAACGCCACGGTCTCCGAGCCTGAGGCAGACCATGCGCCGATGGGCTTCGAGGTCGTGGTCGACGTCGAACCACTGCTCCGTGCCGAGAGCGGACCGGCTGCTCGGTGGGTCCTCGAGGCGGACGTCTCGATCGGCGCTGTGACGAGAAGCGGGGGATTCTCCGGCGCCGTCGGGGGGAGCTCTGCAGCGTCCCAGTCCCTCACTCCCACGACTGCTCGGGGCCAGCGGGTGACTCCCTCGTGGCAATCGCGCGAAGGGTTCGTGCTCGACGTGGCGCCGTCGTCTCGCCCTGACCACGATGAGACCGCCGCCGCTCCCCTTGTCGACGGTGCGAGCACCGTCGACGGATCGCTCGCGGTCACGATCACTGGCGCTCCCACCGACGCCGCAGCGCTTGTGCTCGAGGGTGAACGCCTCACTGTCGCGGCCGAGGGTGGCGAGCAGGCCCGGCCGACGCTCCTCCTCCCCTTGCGCGCGTCGGTCCTCGGGGGCCCCGTGCTGCCGCTTCCGTCCGGCTCGTACTCGCTCCGCCTCGCCGACGGGACGCCCGTGGGCGCCACCTCCGGCTTCCGTGCCCGCCTCCCGCTGGAACAGACCACGCGCGACACAACCGTCCGTTGGACCGTCACCCGGGCCGGCGAGACCCGGCTGACCGTGATGTCCGGTCTCGGGCCGCGTGAGCGAAGCCGCTGGGCCCGCAGGCAGGTTCTCCACGGCTACCAGCGCTCGACGGATCCCGCAGCCGACCAGATCCTGCTGCACAGCCGTAGCGGACTGGCCGCCGGGGGTGCGCCCGCAGCGGTCGCCCGCGCGGTCGCCCGGCTTCGTCCCGACCTCTCCGTCGTCTGGTCCACGGCCGACCGATCGGTCGCCGTCCCGCGGGACGCCCGGCGTGTGATCGTCGGAAGTGCGGAATGGGCGCAGGAGGTGCACCGGTCACGCCTCGTGGTCGCAGACGGTCCCGTCGACGTTCTCCCTCCCCCGTCCGGCCGGCGTTGGATGAGCCTCGCCGCACTCCATCCGCTCACCTCGTACGGACGCTCGCGATGGGCGGCAGACGGCTTCTCGCCCGCGCACGTGCGGGAGGAGGAGCGTCGGCTCGCGCGCTGGGCCGTCCTCGTCGCCGCGGCACCCTACGCTGCGAGGGCGATCAGCGCGGACCTCGGTTACGGCGGTGACGTCGCGGTGCTGGGTGACCCGGAGACCGATCTCGTCGTGAACGCAGAGGCGGCGGACACGCTTCGCGTCCGTGCGCGGCTCGGCCTGGCCCCCGACGCGTTCGTCGTGCTGTACGCGCCCGCCGATCGCCCCGACCGCGCAACCGGCGCACGCACCGCTCGCCTCACTCGCCTGCTCGACGTGCAGGAGCTCCAAGCATCCCTCGGTCCTTCGTCGGTGGTCCTCGTGCGGGGAGGACCCGCGGTCGCGCACGGCAACGAGCGCATCGTGGGAGTCCGTGGCGTCGTCGACGTGACCGACTACCCGGAGGAGGCCGAGCTCGTTCTCGCGGCTGATGCAGCCGTGCTCGACTACACGCCGCTGCGACTGACGTGGGCGCTCACTCGGAAGCCCGTCGTCTTCCACCAGCCGGACCTACCTGCGTACTCGGCATCCCACCCCCCGCTGGTGCCGTGGGAGGAGACCGAGACAGGTCCGGTCGTCACGTCGACGTTGGAGGCCGCTCGCGCACTGAAGGACCCCGACGGGCTCGCCGCCACCTTCAGCGCGGCGTTCGATCACGTCAACCGCACGTACAACGCCCTCGCTGACGGGCGGGCGGCAGAGCGGGCGGCCGCCCTCCTGGTACGCGGGCTCTAG
- a CDS encoding class I SAM-dependent methyltransferase, with translation MDLVLGRRPAQTRRGGRPSASKRVVAPEPPPNESGAPLFVPPGHYYSPIVDVRQLRGRGSEVEGRANIPGIELDLDAQAAVWAAWVPHVRRWKAGEGSETRRYHSNSMFGTQSARLLAGAIGGISPRRYIEIGSGFSSAVLLDVNDEWRPDDPIELTFIDPHPERLESLLRESDRATCTIITEQVQGVDLAVFDQLQSGDVLFIDSTHLAKTGSDVLTEVFEILPRVPVGAMIHLHDIPYPFDYPMSWLHEQNRSWNEAYFLRAFLMFNSHFRVHMWTDFVGRFAAELDDADSPELIGPGTSSIWLTRVAE, from the coding sequence ATGGACCTCGTTCTCGGCCGTCGACCTGCCCAGACGCGCCGCGGTGGTCGTCCGTCCGCTTCGAAGCGCGTCGTTGCGCCAGAGCCACCGCCGAACGAGTCCGGTGCGCCGTTGTTCGTCCCGCCCGGGCACTACTACTCGCCGATCGTCGATGTCCGCCAGCTCCGCGGTCGCGGAAGTGAGGTCGAGGGACGCGCGAACATTCCCGGGATCGAGCTCGACCTCGATGCGCAGGCCGCTGTCTGGGCTGCGTGGGTGCCGCACGTCCGCCGGTGGAAGGCAGGAGAGGGGAGCGAGACCCGTCGCTACCACTCGAACTCGATGTTCGGCACGCAGAGCGCCCGCCTCCTCGCGGGAGCCATCGGTGGGATCAGTCCGCGTCGCTACATCGAGATCGGCTCGGGCTTCAGCTCGGCGGTCCTCCTCGACGTCAACGACGAGTGGCGGCCGGACGATCCGATCGAGCTGACGTTCATCGACCCCCATCCAGAGCGGCTCGAATCCCTTCTCCGCGAGTCCGACCGCGCCACCTGCACCATCATCACGGAGCAGGTTCAGGGCGTCGATCTCGCCGTCTTCGACCAGCTGCAGTCCGGCGACGTGCTCTTCATCGACTCGACCCACCTCGCGAAGACCGGCAGCGACGTCCTCACCGAGGTCTTCGAGATCCTCCCGCGGGTTCCGGTCGGAGCGATGATCCACCTCCACGACATCCCGTACCCGTTCGACTATCCGATGAGCTGGCTCCACGAGCAGAACCGCTCCTGGAACGAGGCATACTTCCTCCGAGCGTTCCTCATGTTCAACTCGCACTTCAGAGTGCACATGTGGACGGACTTCGTCGGCCGCTTCGCCGCAGAGCTGGACGATGCCGACTCGCCCGAGCTGATCGGTCCTGGGACCTCGTCCATCTGGCTGACGCGGGTGGCCGAGTGA